One window from the genome of Acuticoccus sp. I52.16.1 encodes:
- the ubiA gene encoding 4-hydroxybenzoate octaprenyltransferase, with translation MRGQEANTGGWTVVTRVDQGRVADAPAQNFVDRVLPQALRPYARLARLDRPIGWWLLLWPGWWSVALAGVALGAPPDVWHLVLLLVGAVVMRGAGCTYNDILDRDIDARVERTRSRPIPSGQVKVEAAMLFMLGLAFVGLAVVLQFNAFTIVLSFGSLVIVALYPLAKRVTDFPQVVLGFAFSWAALVGWAATFGSLSAAPVLIYVGSIFWTVGYDTIYAHQDRRDDAIIGVRSTARLFGGHSKPAVGGVYAIAVALFAAATYLAGGGVLAFAGLAAFAAHLAQQVTRLSPDDPAACLAAFRSNRWAGWLFFAGLVADGVFASI, from the coding sequence ATGCGAGGTCAGGAGGCGAACACCGGAGGATGGACCGTGGTAACGCGTGTGGACCAGGGGCGTGTGGCCGACGCCCCAGCGCAGAATTTCGTCGACCGGGTGCTGCCGCAGGCGCTGCGCCCCTATGCCCGCCTGGCGCGGCTCGACCGGCCGATCGGCTGGTGGCTGCTGCTGTGGCCGGGCTGGTGGAGCGTGGCGCTGGCCGGTGTCGCCCTCGGCGCGCCGCCCGACGTGTGGCATCTGGTGCTGCTGCTGGTCGGCGCGGTGGTGATGCGCGGTGCCGGCTGCACCTACAACGACATCCTCGACCGAGACATCGACGCGCGCGTCGAACGCACCCGATCGCGACCGATCCCGTCCGGCCAGGTGAAGGTCGAGGCGGCGATGCTGTTCATGCTGGGGCTGGCGTTCGTCGGCCTCGCGGTGGTGCTGCAATTCAACGCCTTCACGATCGTCCTGTCGTTCGGCTCGCTGGTGATCGTGGCGCTCTACCCACTCGCCAAGCGCGTCACGGACTTCCCGCAGGTGGTGCTGGGGTTCGCCTTCTCGTGGGCGGCCCTGGTCGGCTGGGCGGCGACATTCGGCAGCCTCTCCGCAGCGCCGGTGCTCATCTATGTCGGGTCGATCTTCTGGACGGTGGGGTACGACACGATCTACGCGCACCAGGATCGGCGCGACGATGCCATCATCGGCGTGCGCTCCACGGCGCGGCTCTTCGGCGGGCACAGCAAGCCGGCGGTGGGCGGGGTCTACGCCATCGCCGTGGCGCTGTTCGCGGCGGCGACCTACCTCGCCGGCGGTGGTGTGCTGGCGTTCGCGGGGCTGGCGGCGTTCGCGGCACACCTGGCGCAGCAGGTGACGCGCCTGTCGCCGGACGATCCGGCCGCCTGCCTCGCCGCGTTCCGGTCCAATCGCTGGGCCGGCTGGCTCTTCTTCGCCGGCCTGGTGGCCGACGGGGTGTTCGCCTCGATCTGA
- a CDS encoding DUF6101 family protein: MNATACQSTPDAVHIATVRAPLSAFRWVPDNDMEPHRMGVRRPTAPRKIEGLMSGDADTTVALEVANHTLNVTQMAAASDGISTRPVSSFRGVGVAVRSGDGEPVFNLTLVHENPRLSIPLSTSTEAATVAREWQAWAKALNLPLLAVNEDGSVHAELTAMGVVLAERPSPRRRGSALVGRRSRYGRKRRAADVHRSAAR; this comes from the coding sequence ATGAACGCCACCGCCTGCCAGTCGACCCCCGATGCCGTTCATATCGCGACCGTCCGTGCCCCGCTGTCCGCCTTCCGCTGGGTGCCGGACAACGACATGGAGCCACACCGCATGGGTGTCCGCCGGCCGACCGCGCCGCGCAAGATCGAGGGCCTCATGAGCGGCGATGCCGACACGACGGTTGCGCTGGAGGTTGCCAATCACACCCTGAACGTCACCCAAATGGCGGCGGCCTCGGACGGGATCTCCACCCGGCCGGTCTCCTCCTTCCGGGGGGTGGGCGTCGCGGTGCGCAGCGGTGACGGCGAGCCGGTCTTCAACCTGACCCTGGTGCACGAGAATCCGCGTCTGTCGATCCCGCTGTCCACCTCGACCGAGGCTGCGACCGTGGCGCGGGAGTGGCAGGCCTGGGCCAAGGCGCTGAACCTGCCGCTGCTGGCCGTCAACGAAGACGGCAGCGTGCACGCCGAGCTGACCGCGATGGGCGTGGTGCTGGCCGAGCGGCCTTCGCCGCGCCGCCGGGGCTCCGCGCTGGTCGGCCGCCGCTCCCGCTACGGCCGCAAGCGCCGCGCCGCCGACGTGCACCGCAGCGCCGCACGCTGA
- a CDS encoding M10 family metallopeptidase yields the protein MAGTISTGAPSARDTEPAPGGQAAPQPRPAGPAPSAVNRGDPGDTPATAAPLALDTPVLGSIVVRRNPDHPSIDEDWYAFDFVAGETYDITLSAVRIAGVRLSDPYLTLVDARGNVVAENDDAVGLDAALTIGFAEDATYYVVPGSYYANDSGGYRLKVTQADAADPLEAIDWGVRVAGTTVAVYFARGGESFDGSRNDADWTPYERAQVFEALGTYEDVSNLSFVEVASAGTADFILTKNPGGDALGWFNPPDPSLGWQEGVGWFNDGADLWSDAAGGLLAAGSNTFLTFLHEFGHGLGLAHPHDDGGGSTIMAGATGGPSLDQGVFTVMSYNDGWWDGPSGPSPDQRYGFNLTPAALDIALIQKKYGADTTHNAGNDTYTLPMTNAPGTGYATIWDTGGVDTIAAAGTRATVIDLTAATITGSAATGGGVVSYAAGIYGGFTIAGGVAIENASGGSGADAIGGNGLANLLSGNAGGDTLAGGAGNDTLDGGPGADTMEGGSGNDVYVVDQRGDRIVEAAGEGVDLVRSATVDIDLGAYRNVEVAALTGTAGLDVTGDARANFILGNAGRNALSGGEGDDRIRGGRGADVVRGEGGNDVLLGQDGNDVLFGNAGRDNLRGGTGTDLLIGGRGADRFVVGPDQGNDTIRDFEPGVDKIHLAALSLGTYAALTGAMVQTGRGVHITFGREDGLTVEGATLADLSADDFIL from the coding sequence ATGGCAGGGACGATCTCGACCGGCGCACCCTCGGCGCGCGACACCGAACCTGCCCCCGGCGGGCAGGCCGCACCCCAGCCGCGCCCGGCCGGCCCCGCCCCGTCCGCCGTCAACCGCGGCGACCCTGGCGACACACCGGCGACCGCGGCCCCCCTGGCCCTGGACACGCCGGTCCTCGGCTCCATCGTCGTGCGCCGCAATCCCGACCACCCGTCGATCGACGAAGACTGGTACGCGTTCGACTTCGTCGCCGGCGAGACGTACGACATCACCCTGAGCGCGGTGCGCATCGCGGGCGTGCGCCTGTCCGATCCCTACCTCACCCTGGTCGACGCGCGCGGCAACGTCGTCGCCGAGAACGACGACGCGGTCGGCCTCGACGCCGCGCTCACCATCGGCTTCGCCGAGGATGCGACCTATTACGTCGTCCCCGGCTCCTATTACGCCAACGATTCCGGTGGCTACCGGCTCAAGGTCACCCAGGCCGACGCCGCAGACCCTCTGGAGGCGATCGACTGGGGCGTGCGCGTCGCGGGGACCACGGTCGCGGTCTACTTCGCGCGGGGCGGCGAGAGCTTCGACGGTAGCCGCAACGATGCCGACTGGACCCCCTACGAGCGCGCCCAGGTGTTCGAGGCGCTCGGCACCTACGAGGACGTCTCCAACCTGAGCTTCGTGGAGGTCGCGAGCGCCGGCACGGCCGACTTCATCCTGACGAAGAATCCCGGCGGCGATGCGCTCGGCTGGTTCAACCCGCCCGACCCCTCGCTCGGCTGGCAGGAGGGCGTCGGCTGGTTCAACGACGGCGCCGACCTCTGGTCCGATGCCGCGGGTGGCCTCCTGGCGGCCGGATCCAACACCTTCCTCACCTTCCTGCACGAGTTCGGGCATGGCCTGGGCCTCGCCCACCCGCACGACGACGGTGGCGGCTCCACCATCATGGCCGGCGCGACCGGCGGCCCCAGCCTCGATCAGGGCGTCTTCACCGTCATGTCCTACAACGACGGTTGGTGGGACGGGCCGTCCGGCCCGTCGCCGGACCAGCGCTACGGATTCAATCTCACGCCCGCCGCGCTCGACATCGCCCTGATCCAGAAGAAATACGGTGCCGACACCACCCACAACGCCGGGAATGACACCTACACCCTGCCCATGACCAACGCCCCCGGCACCGGCTACGCCACCATCTGGGACACCGGCGGGGTCGACACCATCGCCGCCGCCGGCACCCGCGCCACGGTGATCGACCTCACCGCCGCGACCATCACCGGTTCCGCTGCGACCGGCGGGGGCGTCGTGTCCTACGCGGCGGGGATCTACGGTGGCTTCACCATCGCCGGCGGGGTCGCGATCGAGAACGCGTCCGGCGGGTCGGGCGCGGACGCCATCGGCGGCAACGGCCTCGCCAACCTCCTCTCCGGCAATGCCGGGGGCGACACGCTCGCCGGCGGCGCGGGGAACGACACGCTGGACGGAGGGCCGGGCGCCGACACGATGGAAGGTGGCTCCGGCAACGACGTCTACGTCGTCGACCAACGGGGCGATCGCATCGTCGAGGCGGCGGGCGAGGGGGTCGACCTGGTGCGCTCCGCCACCGTCGACATCGACCTCGGCGCCTACCGCAACGTCGAGGTCGCGGCGCTGACGGGCACCGCGGGGCTCGACGTGACCGGTGATGCGCGGGCCAACTTCATCCTCGGCAACGCGGGGCGCAACGCGCTGTCGGGCGGCGAGGGCGACGATCGGATCCGCGGCGGCCGGGGCGCCGACGTCGTCCGCGGCGAAGGCGGCAACGACGTGCTCCTCGGACAGGACGGCAACGACGTCCTGTTCGGCAACGCCGGGCGCGACAATCTGCGGGGCGGAACCGGCACGGATCTGCTGATCGGGGGGCGCGGGGCGGACCGCTTCGTCGTCGGTCCCGACCAAGGGAACGACACGATCCGCGATTTCGAGCCGGGCGTGGACAAGATCCATCTCGCCGCGCTGTCGCTCGGGACCTACGCGGCGCTCACCGGCGCGATGGTGCAGACCGGGCGCGGCGTCCACATCACCTTCGGCCGGGAAGACGGCCTCACGGTGGAGGGCGCCACCCTGGCCGACCTCTCGGCCGACGACTTCATCCTCTGA